A stretch of the Lolium perenne isolate Kyuss_39 chromosome 3, Kyuss_2.0, whole genome shotgun sequence genome encodes the following:
- the LOC127341792 gene encoding beta-glucuronosyltransferase GlcAT14B: MGANGRADSPSSTKTPPRGGAAGGELYSPSAKSPRAGILSSLLPTGLAASLFERRWAISGAVTVFLFIVATLTVTSTSSSPASFFSFFPSSGSVELVQHQQAAANVSSAPRPPHPGANVPRLAYLVSGSKGDLDRLWRALHALYHPRNLYVVHLDREAPVGERLELARRVANSTVFRRVGNVEVIRRANMVTYRGPTMVANTLHACAMLLRRSRDWDWFINLSASDYPLMTQDDILHAFSALPRNVNFIEHTGYLGWKESQRAKPLIVDPGLYSSQKQDIFYAGPTRREMPTAFKLFTGSAWVGLSRDFAEYVVWGWDNLPRTLLMYYANFISSPEGYFQTVLCNAPRFVPTVANHDLHHIQWDTPPRQHPHALGLADMDRMVRSDAPFARKFPRDDPVLDAIDAHLLGGRGWNGTMFVRGGWCGEEGDCVGHVAATGGEDSWVLWPGLGAERLRRLMDRIVRSEAFPNRQCK, encoded by the exons ATGGGGGCCAACGGCCGCGCCGACTCGCCGTCCTCGACCAAGACGCCTCCACGCGGCGGCGCTGCCGGAGGCGAGCTCTACTCCCCGTCGGCCAAGTCCCCGCGCGCAGGCATCCTCTCGTCCCTGCTCCCGACCGGCCTCGCGGCGTCGCTGTTCGAAAGACGGTGGGCGATCTCGGGGGCGGTCACcgtcttcctcttcatcgtcgCAACGCTCACCGTGACGTCCACCTCGTCATCGCCCgcctccttcttctccttcttcccgtCCAGCGGCAGCGTCGAGCTCGTCCAGCATCAGCAGGCGGCCGCCAACGTGTCGTCGGCCCCGCGGCCGCCTCACCCCGGCGCCAACGTGCCGCGGCTGGCGTACCTCGTCTCGGGCTCCAAGGGCGACCTGGACCGGCTGTGGCGCGCGCTGCACGCGCTCTACCACCCGCGCAACCTCTACGTGGTGCACCTGGACCGCGAGGCGCCCGTGGGGGAGCGGCTGGAGCTGGCGCGGCGGGTGGCCAACAGCACCGTGTTCCGCCGCGTCGGCAACGTGGAGGTGATCCGGCGCGCCAACATGGTGACCTACCGCGGGCCGACCATGGTGGCCAACACGCTGCACGCCTGCGCCATGCTCCTCCGCCGCAGCCGCGACTGGGACTGGTTCATCAACCTCTCCGCCTCCGACTACCCGCTCATGACGCAGGACG ATATCCTCCACGCATTCTCGGCGCTGCCGCGGAACGTCAACTTCATCGAGCACACCGGCTACCTCGGATGGAAGGA GAGTCAGCGCGCGAAGCCACTGATCGTGGACCCGGGGCTATACTCCTCCCAGAAGCAGGACATCTTCTACGCTGGACCGACCCGGCGGGAGATGCCGACGGCGTTCAAGCTCTTCACGGGGTCGGCGTGGGTGGGGCTGTCGCGGGACTTCGCCGAGTACGTGGTGTGGGGGTGGGACAACCTCCCGCGCACCCTCCTCATGTACTACGCCAACTTCATCTCCTCCCCTGAGGGCTACTTCCAGACCGTGCTCTGCAACGCGCCCCGCTTCGTGCCCACCGTCGCCAACCACGACCTCCACCACATCCAGTGGGACACCCCGCCGCGCCAGCACCCGCACGCGCTCGGCCTCGCCGACATGGACCGCATGGTCCGCAGCGATGCGCCGTTCGCCCGCAAGTTCCCACGCGACGACCCCGTGCTTGATGCCATCGACGCCCACCTCCTGGGAGGCCGCGGCTGGAACGGCACGATGTTCGTGCGAGGAGGGTGGTGCGGCGAGGAAGGGGACTGTGTGGGTCATGTCGCTGCCACCGGCGGTGAGGACAGCTGGGTGCTCTGGCCGGGGCTGGGCGCCGAGAGGCTGCGGAGGCTCATGGACAGGATCGTCAGGTCGGAGGCCTTCCCCAACAGACAATGCAAGTAG
- the LOC127341793 gene encoding DNA-dependent metalloprotease WSS1, producing the protein MEVGDLRKVWEIRALKRKPDEPSARAILDRIAKQVQPIMRRRKWRVKVLSEFSPKNPRLLGLNVNRGVEVKLRLRPNGRDHEFIPYERVLDTMLHELAHIARGPHDAQFYKLWDELRKECEELVSKGITGPGQGFDGAGRRLGGFSIHPPPPSLRQATLSAAQKRARNGALLPSGPRKLGGNNDIMSALSPVQAAAMAAERRMQDDLWCGSHDQSGIDDSEDVAILEQAPNLTARDRKHTKAGKNTKVVFSSSSAECSTSSGPQVAAPGDSSSCRTTDAAISSLWECSACTLLNQPLAPICEVCGTAKPKIAKAKYTTWSCKFCTLENSVELQKCLACDQWRYSYGPPVATYGPSYD; encoded by the exons atggAGGTGGGCGACCTGCGCAAGGTATGGGAGATCCGCGCCCTCAAGAGAAAGCCCGACGAGCCCTCCGCTCGCGCCATCCTCGACCGCATCGCCAAGCAGGTCCAGCCCATCATGCGCCGCCGCAAGTGGCGCGTCAAGGTCCTCTCCGAGTTCTC GCCGAAGAACCCCAGGCTGCTGGGTCTCAACGTCAACAGGGGCGTCGAGGTGAAGCTGCGGCTGCGGCCCAACGGCCGTGACCACGAATTCATACCCTACGAGAGGGTGCTCGACACCATGCTCCACGAGCTCGCCCACATCGCGCGCGGCCCTCACGATGCGCAGTTTTACAAGCTATGGGACGAACTCCGCAAG GAATGTGAAGAACTTGTTTCAAAGGGTATCACTGGGCCAGGACAAGGGTTTGATGGTGCAGGCAGGCGATTAGGTGGGTTTTCTATACATCCACCTCCACCGTCTCTCCGGCAAGCTACACTAAGTGCAGCACAGAAACGGGCAAGGAATGGAGCTCTATTGCCATCTGGTCCAAGAAAGCTGGGTGGAAATAATGATATCATGAGTGCGTTGAGTCCAGTACAAGCTGCTGCTATGGCTGCTGAAAGAAGAATGCAAGATGACTTGTGGTGTGGATCGCATGACCAATCTGGCATTGATGATTCAGAAGATGTTGCTATTCTTGAGCAAGCACCTAACCTCACAGCAAGGGATAGAAAACACACGAAAGCCGGAAAAAACACAAAGGTTGTGTTTTCGAGCAGTTCTGCAGAGTGCAGCACTTCATCTGGACCTCAAGTTGCAGCACCAGGGGATTCCTCTTCTTGTAGGACTACTGATGCGGCCATCAGTTCTCTGTGGGAGTGTAGTGCTTGCACTCTTCTAAATCAG CCTCTGGCACCAATATGTGAAGTTTGTGGGACAGCGAAACCTAAAATTGCAAAAGCCAAGTACACAACTTGGTCCTGTAAATTCTGTACTCTAGAGAACAGCGTTGAGCTTCAGAAATGTTTGGCATGTGATCAATGGAGATACTCATATGGACCACCTGTAGCCACATATGGTCCAAGCTATGATTGA